The segment AATCGGCGAAAGTAGGTTTTTCGTCGATTGATCGAGATATTGAAGGGGCGGCGAAAATCGATGGAGCATCAGAAAGCATGATGATGCTTTTTATTATGATTCCGCTCGCTAGTCGAGCGCTCCTTACTGGAGGAATATTAAGCTTTACACGGGCACTCGGTGAATTTGGTGCGACGCTAATGTTTGCGGGGAATATTCCAGGTAAAACCCAGACTATTCCAACCGCAATCTATGTAGCAATCGAATCCGGGGAAACGAAACTTGCTTTTACTTATGTTTTTTTTAGTGTGGCGATTGCATTTGGACTACTAAGCATCACAAATGGAATAACAAAACGAGGAGAAATATAGTTTATTATTTTTCTCGATTGAAATCTCCATTTTTACCGCCGGATTTCTCTTTTAAAAACGTAGGGCCAATGATCATTCCTTTATCAACCGCTTTACACATATCATAAATCGTTAATGCACAGACAGATGCTGCTGTTAAAGCTTCCATTTCCACACCTGTACTGCCTTTTGTTTTGACGGTTGCATAAATGGAGAGATGATATTCCTGATCAATCTTTTTCCAATCAAACGTCAAATCAATCCCACTTATCGGAATCGGATGACACATAGGGATGATTGTTGATGTTTGTTTGGCTGCCATAATACCAGCAACTTGAGCAACAGCTAACACGTCTCCTTTTTTCATAGTCTGTTCTGTAATACTTAAGTAAATCTCTTCATTTACTATAATGCTAGATTGTGCAGTTGCTGAGCGGTTGCTCACTTCTTTTTGTGTGATATCAACCATTTTGGCTCTTCCTTGATCATTAAAATGTGTGAATTTTGACATAGCAAGCACCTCTTTGTCATGTTGTATAATACCAATTGAAGCTATTGTAACATGTTATCATAATCTAAAGAATCTATTTAGAAAGGAGCTACATTTCAACATGGTTGATAAAAGAAAGCCAATTCCTGTGAGAGATGCTGTATCCAAAGTTGTCGAACTTGCTAAAACTGGATCCACAGAACGAATCAATATAAATGATGCGCATGGGCGGATACTAGGTGAAGATATTATAGCTGTGCATCCTGTTCCTCCTTTTGACCGTTCACCTTATGATGGATTCGCTATACGAGCAATTGATTCAAGAGGGGCAAGTCTGGACAATCCACAAACCTTCACTGTAATTGAAACAATTGGAGCAGGTTCAGTTGCTTTAAAGCAAGTAAATGAATTTGAGGCTGTGCGGATCATGACAGGAGCAAAAATCCCTGATCAATGTGATGCAGTAGTCATGCTAGAATTAGCTTCGGAAAAAACCGAGAACGGCTTAGAAAAAATGACAATTAAGCGATCTTTTAAGTCAGGGGACAATATCTCGTTTAAAGGAGAGGACACCGAAGCTGGCACCGTACTGATTCGTAAAGGTCAAAAAATCAATCCAGGCGTGGTTGCTTTATTAGCGACTTTCGGCTATGAAACGGTCGAGGTGGCAAAGCAGCCAATAATCGGCGTTTTTGCAACCGGTTCGGAACTTTTGGATGTAGGTGAAGAGTTGCAACCAGGCAAAATCCGTAATAGCAATGCATATATGGTGGCAGCACAAATTGAACGAGCCGGAGCAAAGGTTAAAATGCTTGGAACGTTAGAAGATGATCTTGAAAGCAGCTATCAATCCATAAAACATGCGCTAAAAGAAGTGGATATGTTAATTACAACAGGCGGGGTTTCAGTAGGGGATTATGATTTTTTACCAGCTATCTATGAAAAGCTTGATGCACAAGTATTATTTAATAAAGTGGCTATGCGTCCTGGCAGTGTCACAACGGTGGCGCATATAGATAGAAAGTTTTTGTTTGGGTTGTCAGGCAATCCTTCTGCATGCTATGTAGGATTTGAACTTTTTGTACGTCCAGTAGTTAATATTCAGCTATATGTCGATAAGCCACATCTACTCCCAGTTCAAGCAAGATTGTCGGAAGACTTTCCAAAACCGAATCCGTTTACTCGCTTCGTAAGGAGTAAGTTGAGCTTTGAGGGTGAATCGCTAACTGTTGCGCCAAGTGGATTTAATAAATCGAGCGCAGTGACATCACTTGCTGCAACAGATTGCATGATCGTGCTACCTGGAGGAACACGAGGCTTTCAAAAAGGGGACTTAGTAAAAGTGGTTCTGCTAGAGTCAACCGAGGGAAGTGAATGGCCTTGGGAGTGACACCTCCAATTTTACAGGTTGTTGGATTTAAAAACAGCGGAAAAACGACGGTCGTTTCCAACATGATTCAGTTCGCAAGTGAAAATGGATTTAAACTGGGTTCGATCAAGCATCATGGTCATGGAGGGCCTCCTGATCTACCAGATGAATGGAAGGATAGTGATCGACATCTTCGCGCAGGTGCTTTAGTAAGTGTAGTGGAAGGAGAAGGCAAACTCCATCTCGTAGCCCAAAAAGCAGTCTGGCAGCTTGAGGAAATATTGTTCCTTTATCAAGCGATGAATGTTGATGGCATTTTAGTAGAAGGTTATAAGAAAGCACATTATCCAAAAATCGTCATGTTGCACCAAAAAGAAGATTTGGTGTTGCTTGAAGAATTGGAAGATGTTGTAGGAGTAATTCACGATTACTCCATTCCAAAAATCGACCTGCCTTCTACGTCATTTTTATTTACAGAAAAAGAGCTTTACTGCCACTGGTTTTTGGATTATTTAAGGAGGTGATACGAATGTTTGTGATTACAGAAAAACCTATTTCTATTGAAGAAGTAACAAATAAAGTTGTTCGTCGGGATGCAGGTGCGATCGTCAATTTTATTGGGACAGTTCGTGAATTTACGAAAGGCCGACGAACCATTTCATTGCATTATGAAGCATATCCTTCGATGGCGCAAAAGCAGTTGCAAAGAATTGGGAATGAAATTGAGGAAAGATGGCCGGATGCAAAGGTAGCCATTTCTCATCGTACTGGTAATCTCAACATTTCAGATATAGCAGTCGTAATAGCAGTTTCGACTCCTCATCGAAAAGATGCTTATGAGGCAAATGAATATGCCATTGAACGGATTAAGCAAATCGTACCTATTTGGAAAAAAGAAAAGTGGGAAGATGGGGAAGAGTGGATTGGTGATCAACTTGAAAAAACTGCTTATCCAAAAGGTCAACCTGAAGAGGTGAAAGAGCAATGATAAAAATACAGTTTTTTGCACACTTACGTGAAAAAGTTGGTCAAGATCAGCTGATGTTAGATTTCAAAAAAATAAGTGTAAAAGATTTACTGGAGGTGTTGGCAAATTCGTATCAGCTACAAACAGACACGTTCATGGTAGCGGTAAACGAAGAATATGCAGATATTGAAGACGTGATACTAGAAGGTGATACCGTTGCCCTTATTCCTCCTGTAAGTGGTGGGTAAAAGAGATTGAAGAAAATTAATAACGGAAATAAAAATCTTGTTGGCATTATTCTAGCAGGCGGCGAATCAACGAGATTTGGTACCCCAAAAGCATTTGCAACCTATAAGGATAAGCCTTTTTACCAACATGCAATAGATGCTCTCACTCCATATGTCGATCAAATTGTAATCGTAAGTCATCCTTCGATTCGTCCACTTTTTGATGATCAGGAAGAATGTAAAGTGATTGAAGATATCGAACCTTATATTGGGAAAGGGCCTTTGTCTGGATTGTATTCGGCGATGCATCAATTTCATGCCTCTTGGTATTTTGTATTACCGTGTGACATGCCTTGTTTTGATAATATCGCTGCTAAAAAGCTCCTATCTATGATGGACGATCGTTTTGACGCGATTGTTCCTCAAATCGCTGGTAGGCTTCATCCCCTGTCAGCGGTGTACCATAGACGGTCTTTCCACCATTTGGAAATGCAATTAGCAACAGGAAATTACCGGTTAATTAATTTTATTGAACGATTGTCAGCACCCATTTTAACCGAACTACAACTGGAGTTAGATGAACGATCTTTTCAAAACATAAATGATTGGAACGCTTATAAGCGATTAGGTGAAGGGAAGCATATTCGCGAATGAAGTTAGAAAGGAGGGACAGACATGAATCCTATAAAAGACAGTTTAACAAGACCTTTGCGGGACATTCGAATATCCGTAACAGATCAGTGTAACTTCCGCTGCTCTTACTGCATGCCGGCTGAAATATTTGGTCCTGATTTCGCTTTTCTACCAAAAGACGAGTATTTATCATTTGATGAAATTTATGAACTGGTTCGCTCCATGGGTGATTTAGGTGTTGAAAAAGTACGCCTAACGGGTGGAGAACCTTTGTTAAGAAAAGATTTACACGAACTTATCGCAAAGTTATCCCTGATTGACTCCATTAAAGATATTGCCTTGACAACGAACGCCTTGTTGCTTCCGAAATATGCCAAAAAGCTAAAAGAAGCGGGACTCGACCGTGTCAATGTAAGTATGGACGCTATTGACGAAGAAGTTTTTAAAAAGATGAACGGTCGATCTGTCAGCGTAAAGCCAGTGTTAAAAGGAATCGCTGCGGCTCAAGAAGCAGGACTTGAAGTGAAAATCAATATGGTGGTGCAAAAAGGCGTCAATGATGACCAAATCGTCCCGATGGCTTCTTATTTTAAAAATAAAGGGATTACTTTACGTTTTATTGAGTTTATGGATGTTGGGAGCACAAACGATTGGAAACTCTCATCTGTTGTTACGAAAAAAGAAATCGTAGAGATACTTGGCAAGCATTTTACAATAGAGCCGCTTGACGAATCATATTTTGGAGAAGTCGCTAGTCGGTACGGCTATGTTGGTACGAACACAGAGGTTGGAATCATCCCGTCTGTATCTGATTCATTTTGTTCCACATGTACAAGAGCGAGGATATCAGCAGATGGAAAGCTGTATACCTGTTTATTTGCGACAGAAGGCTTTGACTTAAAATCCCTTATGCGAAACAATCTTTCGATGGATGAGGTGAGCAACACCATTTCTGCCATCTGGAATAAACGCAGAGACCGCTATTCAGATGAACGAACCGAGAAAACAGCAAAAAACAGAAAAAAAATTGAGATGTCGTACATTGGTGGGTAAAAGAAATCAAATAAAAGGTGTGGTCCATAAATGCTTGCAGATCATCGAAAAAAATCCCCTAACAAAATTGCGTGCAAGGTGATAACGGTCAGCGATACAAGAACCAGTGAAACGGATAAGAGTGGAAAGAAAATAAAAGAACTTCTTACGCATGAAGGGCATGGGTGCGAATTTTATGAAATTGTGCCCGATGAACGTTTATTGATTAACAACGCTATTCAAAATGGGTTACAGGACCCAAAAGTGGAAGCAGTCATTGTTAACGGTGGCACGGGTATTTCAAAAAGAGATGTAACGATTGAAGTCGTTCAAGCATTACTCGAAAAAGAGCTGGTCGGTTTCGGCGAGATTTTTCGTTATTTAAGCTACACGGAAGATATCGGATCTGCAGCAATTTTATCTCGTGCCACTGCCGGAACTGCTATGGGAACTGTCGTCTTTGCCCTACCAGGTTCGACAGGTGCAGTCAAATTAGCCATGGAAAGACTTATTCTCCCGGAGATTGGTCATATTATTATGGAGCTTAATAAACATTGAGGTGATGAGAGTTTCGAGTTATTTCTTGCTCGAACTTTCATCATTTATATAGGCTCTTTTCGTAAAGATTGTTGTTTGTAACCAAGTGAAAAATTGGAAATTGGATTTTTTACATTTAAATGCTCCAATTGTAGAAAGAGAATATCATTTTACTTAAGGAAAAGAGCACGATGGCAACTATTATTACGTCATATAGATAATTATGAAAAAGAAACAGAGTATGCGAAAACAGCTTTTATATAAGTTAACAGAAAGGACCTCTAATTGTGGACAAAAAAAACGTAATTTCCAGAAAAATTCTACGTGTTGAAAATGGAAAAGCTGGATGGAAAGATGATATTGTCGCGACCGAACAAGCCGTTACGATCAAATTAAACGGGGATGAATTTGTCACAATGGTTTGCTCCCCAGAATACATAGAAGATATGGCAATCGGTTACCTGGCATCAGAGGGCATTATTCGAAAGTTTGATGACATTGAAAAGTTATGGATCGACCATAAAAATGGATTTGTACATATACAATCTGCAAACATCAATCCCTTATACCAAAGGCTTCAAAACAAACGCTATATCACATCTTGTTGCGGAACGAGTAGACAAGGTTTCGTGTTTGCCAGTGATGCAATGTCAGCTAAAAAAATGTCTTCACGCAATATTCAACTGACACCACAAGACTGTTTTCGCTTAATGAATGATATGCAAAATAGCGCTGCTACCTTTAAAGAAACTGGAGGGGTACATAATGCAGCGCTGTGTGACGTAGATGGCATCGTACTAAGTCGAATGGACATTGGCCGACATAACGCATTAGATAAAATCTATGGCTACTGTTTAAAAAATAAAATTTCTGTACAAGATAAAATTCTTGTTTTCAGTGGTCGTATGTCATCCGAGATTTTGCTCAAGGTCTCTAAAATTGGTTGTGAGATTGTTTTGTCTAAATCAGCTCCAACTGAACGTGCACTTGAACTTGCTGAAGAGTTGGAAATCACGACAGTAGGTTTTATAAGAAATCGATCGTTAAATGTGTATACTTGTCAAGAGAGAATAATTATAGAATAAAAGAATAAGTGCTAGTTTAAGTATACGAGTATATCGTCGATAGAGATGGAAAGAAGTGATAAAGCCCCTCCTGTTCAACAGAAGGGGCTTTATATATTTTTTCAGTTAACCAATTTGATTATTTCATCATTACGATTTTCCTTTTCTTTCTTAGATGAAAGGTCGTATTTTTTTAACAAGTGAAATAACTCGTTTAATTCTAGCTGATCAGGCTTTGTTCCAAGAAAATCTCGACACTTAGAATATAGATCGGATGGAAGGAATGTCTTTTGTGACTCTAGCTTGTTCCCTACGTCTTCTAAAGAATGATCTAGTTTACACGAACTCATAAAATACCTCCTTGTCTTAGTTTGGTTACTCAAGTGAAATTTCTTCAATGTATAAAATATAAACACAATCTTTCATTACTGACAAGTCTTTCTAACTAAGAAAACAATCCTATATGTTTTTTAGTTTTTATTTAATAAGGTCAATTCCAAATTTTATAAAAACTATTATAAATATATTGAAAAAAACCTCAATACAAGTTATTATTTATTTAGTCATAAATCTGTAACATTTAAAATATGAGATAGCGATCCTGTCGTCATTTTTAAGTGTTTAGACACTGTAAGCGATTACTATTGGTATGAAAGTAGCGAAACCTGCTTGAGACTAATCGTCGTGCTTTTTTTGGGAAACATTTTTTCCTAAAAGAGAGTAGCGTCGTTTTTTTTTGTTTTTTTTAGAAAAGAAGGAGTGAAGAACATGGGAAAAGTGAAAGGTAAGACAAAGAATCGTTGGCTGATTGCATTAGCAGCGGTTGGTATTCATATTTCAATAGGTTCCGTTTATGCTTGGAGTGTCTTTACGAACCCAATTAGAGAACAACTCGGATGGGATTTAAGTTCTGTTTCTTTGACATTCAGTATCGCCATTGTTTTTTTAGGTCTTTCTGCAGCTTTTATGGGTCATTTTGTTGAAAAGCATGGTCCACGGAAATCGGGTATAGTCGCCGCATCATTTTTTGGATTCGGTCTTGTAGGTGCGGGATTTGCTATTAATTTAGAATCAATTGGACTTTTATACTTTACATATGGGGCTTTAGGAGGAATTGGCCTTGGTATCGGTTACATTACCCCGGTATCTACCCTCGTTAAATGGTTCCCGGATCGTCGCGGGCTAGCAACAGGGCTTGCTATAATGGGTTTTGGGTTTTCTGCCATGCTTGCAAGTCCAATAATGGCTAATTTAATAAGTACGGTTGGAATTGCGAATACGTTTATCACTTTAGGGATTATTTATTTTGTTATTATGATAGCGTCCTCTCTTTATATCGAAAGGCCACCTGCAGGTTATATGGAAAATGTGCAGAAGGATGGAAAGAAAGCAGCAACAGATCATATTCAATTAACTGCTAATGAAGCAGTTAAAACAAGGAAATTTTGGTATTTATGGATTATGCTCTTTATTAATGTCACTTGTGGTATCGCTGTTTTATCTGTTGCATCACCGATGGCACAAGAAATTGCCGGTCTTTCAGCAGCCGCTGCAGCAACTATGGTTGGTTTGATGGGTGTCTTTAATGGCTTAGGAAGAATTGGTTGGGCTTCTATTTCCGATTATATGGGCAGACCAAATGTCTACACAGCGTTCTTTATCATTCAAATTGTTTCGTTCTTTGCACTTCCAAATATCACCCATGCAATTATGTTCCAAGTCGTATTATTTTTAATTTTGACATGTTATGGTGGTGGTTTTGCTTCGGTTCCGGCTTACATCAGCGACTTGTTTGGCACAAAGCAGCTTGGCGCAATTCACGGGTATATTCTTACTGCTTGGGCTTTAGCAGGTTTAGCTGGGCCAATTCTTGCAGCATGGATTCGCGAAACAACAGATAGTTATGCAGGTACATTATTTATCTTTGGATTTATGTTTATTGCAGCACTTATTGTCTCACTTGTGATTAGAATTGATATTAAGCAAGCTAAAGAGAAAAACGATGTAAAAGGCTTAGCGAGTTAAGCAATTTGACATATTGTGTTACTCGAACTACTCTTTTAGTAAGAAAAGATAAATGAGGGTACAAAACATGAATAAATACGAGGCGGAATTCAGTAATTTAGTACGTTCTTTCCGAAAAAAACATATGGGCAAAGGTCCAAGTAAAATTAGTACAACATTTTGCAAAAAGTGGGCAATATGTGAGATGGAAGGAAACCTTTCACCTGTTGAGAAATTCATTGCAACCGCAGATGAAGGAAAGCAAATGCTACGGGCAGCAAGAACGGAAATGGTTAAAGACATGTACCGTAAAAACCGACCAGTAGAAATGGAAGAGTTTTTGGAGTGTAAGTTCCTGGAATTGTTTGTTGATATAGATATTGAAAGAGACTTTGGAATTTCAGTTTTTGTTTTTGACGAAAATATTGAAGAGAAGTTTTCAAAATGAGTTTGTGATGAAAAAGTTGGTGTAATGGCTCCACTTACTGCACTCTTTATGTGGAAATACCCATTGAAGGTGCACCGGATAAGCAAACACTTCACCATAATTATTGGCTAGGCACTTAGTAGCGATCCTGCAAAAGACCCAACCACCATTATCTTTCTCAAAATCTGAGGACATAGCGGTGGTTTTTTTATGGAGAAACCATAAAGATTAGTTAGAAGATATTTTAGGGAGTGATTATCGTGGGTAGTACAAAACACCAAGGTCCTATTAAAGCAACGAAAATGCCACAACCTAAACATTGGGTGAGTCCAATCCCTTTTGGGTTAGGAAAAGTAAAGCCTAAGCATATAAGAGATTCAATGAAGATTGCATGGGACAACAAAGATAATATTGGTTATGCAACACGGATTTTAACCCAAGGTGTTTGTGATGGTTGTGCATTAGGGGTATCAGGTATGTTTGATCAAACTTTAAAAGGTCCTCATATGTGTACAACAAGATTAAATGTGCTGCGTTTAAATACAGCACCTGCTATAAATGAAGAGATTTTACATGCGGATATTGATGAATTGCGAAACTATGACAGTACAGAACTTAGAAAATTAGGGCGTATTCCATATCCTCTAATTCGTCGCAAAGGTGAAAGAAAGTTTTCGCGCTTAACTTGGAATGAAGCCATGGATGTGATTGCTAACAAAATGAAGCAATTAGACCCAAGGCAGTATGCGTTTTATCTTACCTCAAGAGGGATTACGAATGAGTCTTATTATGTAGCTTCAAAAGTGGCTCGTTTCTTAGGAGCAAACAACATTGATAACGCAAGTCGGATTTGTCACTCACCAAGTAAAACGGGGTTAAAACGTTCTATTGGAGTAGGGGCATCCACATGTAATTATCAAGATTGGTTTGGAGCAGATGTCCTTTTATTCTGGGGAAGTGTGGCTTCAAATGCTTCGCCAGTTTCAACTAAGTATATGTTAGAAGCTAAGAAACGTGGAGCAAAGATAATCGTTGTTAACCCTTATAAAGAGCCGGCAATGGACGAATACTGGGTACCTTCCAACATGGAGTCTGCCTTATTCGGTACAAAAATTGCAGATGACTTCTATCAAGTGAACATTGGTGGCGATATTGCCTTTATGCACGGCATCATGAAACACTGGTTCGAGATGGAAGAAAAAGAGCATGGCTCAGCGATTAATCATGGATTTGTAGAGGAACATGTAAATGACTATGAGGAACTGAAGACCCATGTCGATTCTCAATCTTGGGATGAAATCATTAGGTCATCAGGGATTACCAAAGAAAGAATCATAGAATTATCGGACCTATTAGCAAACAGTAAAAATGCTGTATACGCTTGGGCCTTAGGGTTGACCATGCATGCTTTCGCATCTGATAACATTTCACAAGTAGCTAACCTTGCTCTTCTTCGTGGACATTTAGGACGTAAATATAACGGATTAATGCCGTTCCGTGGTCACTCCTCCGTGCAGGGGTCGGGTGAAATGGGAGCAGATCCGTTTGTCTTACCCGGAGGAGATTTCGTGGAAGATAACATTAAGCGAATGGAACAAATTTGGAAGTTTGATATTCCGAGATGGCAAGGAGATGTTGTCGGAATTACGTTGGAAAACATCGTTCTACCGAATGATCATGAACGAAAAATTAAGCTCTATTATATGTCCGGCGGAAACTTCTTGGAAACGATGCCTGATCCGACATTCATTGGTAAAGCCTTGTCTGAATTAGATATTCGTGTTCACCAAGATATCATTCTTAATACGTCGACTTTAATTGATGCAAAAGAAGCGGTTATTGTCCTTCCAGCTCAAACACGTTATGAGCAAGAAGGGGGAGGCACTTCTACATCAACCGAGCGGATGGTGTACTTTTCCCCTGAAATCCAAGGGAATAAGAACCATATCGAAGAGGCTCGTCCAGAATGGAGAATTTATATTGACCTTGCCAAGCGTGTCAAGCCTGAGACTGCTCATTTAGTTGATTTCAAATCTGGGCAGGAGATTCGCAATGAAATAGCCATTGCAAACCCTAATTATGAAGGGGTTCAACACTTGAAAAAACAAGGCGATGTCTTTCAATGGGGCGGAGCATGGCTCTGTGAAGATGGAATTTGCCCTACTTCTGATGGCAAAGGAAAACTAATTTCAGTTGATATTCCTGACCTGGGTAAGAAGGAAGGCCAATTCTTCCTTACTACACGTCGGGGGAAGCAGTTTAACTCAATGGTTTATAAAGAAACAGACCCATTCAATAATGCAGGGCGCTACGATGTTTTAATTAATATAAAAGATGCCCATGAGTTAAGTATTGCCGAAGGAGAAGGTATTGTTATACACAACGATTTCGGTGTATTCCAAGGAAAAGCAAAATATGCTGATATCTCACAAGGTAATTTAGGCGTTCACTTCCCAGAAGGAAACTTCTTATTACCAAAGGGTAGATATGAAAAACTTGCACTTATCCCGGACTACAATGTCGCGGTTAAAGTAGAAAAAGCAGACCGGTATAATGCACGAAAAGACACCAAGTATTTGGAAAAGAGAATAAAAGATTTAGAGATGACTATTGAATAATCGTGACACTGTAATTGTTGGTAAAGCAACAATTACAGTGTTTTTTTCTGAACAATATTCTTGCTTCGTTTTTGACGTTCCCCCTATCCGGAGTATGAAACGGATTAGGTTAATATAACACATGCTCTATAAGGGGTCCTACCAACAAAACGCGATTATCTTAACTATGAAAAACAGGAGTATTTAAAGTATTCGAAGAAGAAAAATTGGGTGAATAGCTACTTTGAATACTTGATATCTTAACTCAGTAAACAATGTATTCAACGTATTGAATGTAGTGATGCCTTGACATTGAGATTCCATCGGCATATCAGGACAAAGAGGGAAAGCTCCAAATTCGGGATTTAACAAAAGGAGCATTCCTGTTAGAAGGATTTTCGGGGACTTGAACAAAAAAGAGCCCTCTTGGTATGATACGGGGTGTCAAATCGTGCACCGAATTGACCCCTAACTTAGGTAACCAAGGAGGACTCCAACATGGATTTTAAACAAAATCAGAAGATAAATCAAGTCACCGAAAATACACTTGTAGTCGGAATCGATATTGCAAAGCGGAAACACTTCGCCTGCTTTGTCGATGACCGTGGGCGTGTGCTTCAAAAATCTTTTTCGGTATTACAGTCTAGCGACGGTTTTGATCGTTTTTACGAGCGTATTTTGGCTGCCATGAAAGAATACGAAAAGACGGAGGTCATTGTCGGGATTGAACCTACCGGCCATTACTGGCTTAATCTAGCCTATTTCCTTGAGGAACGAGGCATTCCCCTGGTGATGACCAATCCTATGCACGTTAAGCGGTCAAAAGAATTGGATGACAACTTGCCAACCAAACATGACCGTAAAGATGCGTTAGTTATCGCTCGCCTGATTAAAGATGGACGCTTCAGTTATCCTCGTATCCTAAAGGATGTGGAGGCTGAACTCCGTGTGGGTTCAACGTTCAGAAGCAAGTTGACAGAGGAACTGGGTGCCGTCAAAAACATGGTCATTCGCTGGCTGGATCGCTATTTTCCTGAGTTCACCCAGGTCTTTCCGACATTCGGAAAGATGGCAATGGCTGTCCTGGAGTGCACACCATTTCCGGCCGATCTTCATCAGAAACAACCGGATGAAGTATTGGCACTTTACCGTAAGGTCGAGGGGCTCAAATCCCCCCAAAGGCCGAAAGCCATACGACTGATAGAACTCGCTTCAGACTCGATCGGGGTAACAGAAGGACGGGAGATGGCCCGTATGGAAATTGCCACACTCGTTCGCCGTTACCACCAGTTAGAACAAGAGAT is part of the Sutcliffiella sp. FSL R7-0096 genome and harbors:
- the modB gene encoding molybdate ABC transporter permease subunit, giving the protein MNQVFWFPIQLSLWVSFIAAAVVLVLGIILGRLFVTKKFRGKLFWETIFILPLVLPPSVIGFFLIIIFGLNSVVGRTIEKIVGSSVMFTPMAAVLAAIVVAFPLMFQSAKVGFSSIDRDIEGAAKIDGASESMMMLFIMIPLASRALLTGGILSFTRALGEFGATLMFAGNIPGKTQTIPTAIYVAIESGETKLAFTYVFFSVAIAFGLLSITNGITKRGEI
- the moaC gene encoding cyclic pyranopterin monophosphate synthase MoaC, which gives rise to MSKFTHFNDQGRAKMVDITQKEVSNRSATAQSSIIVNEEIYLSITEQTMKKGDVLAVAQVAGIMAAKQTSTIIPMCHPIPISGIDLTFDWKKIDQEYHLSIYATVKTKGSTGVEMEALTAASVCALTIYDMCKAVDKGMIIGPTFLKEKSGGKNGDFNREK
- the glp gene encoding gephyrin-like molybdotransferase Glp, giving the protein MVDKRKPIPVRDAVSKVVELAKTGSTERININDAHGRILGEDIIAVHPVPPFDRSPYDGFAIRAIDSRGASLDNPQTFTVIETIGAGSVALKQVNEFEAVRIMTGAKIPDQCDAVVMLELASEKTENGLEKMTIKRSFKSGDNISFKGEDTEAGTVLIRKGQKINPGVVALLATFGYETVEVAKQPIIGVFATGSELLDVGEELQPGKIRNSNAYMVAAQIERAGAKVKMLGTLEDDLESSYQSIKHALKEVDMLITTGGVSVGDYDFLPAIYEKLDAQVLFNKVAMRPGSVTTVAHIDRKFLFGLSGNPSACYVGFELFVRPVVNIQLYVDKPHLLPVQARLSEDFPKPNPFTRFVRSKLSFEGESLTVAPSGFNKSSAVTSLAATDCMIVLPGGTRGFQKGDLVKVVLLESTEGSEWPWE
- the mobB gene encoding molybdopterin-guanine dinucleotide biosynthesis protein B; this translates as MTPPILQVVGFKNSGKTTVVSNMIQFASENGFKLGSIKHHGHGGPPDLPDEWKDSDRHLRAGALVSVVEGEGKLHLVAQKAVWQLEEILFLYQAMNVDGILVEGYKKAHYPKIVMLHQKEDLVLLEELEDVVGVIHDYSIPKIDLPSTSFLFTEKELYCHWFLDYLRR
- a CDS encoding molybdenum cofactor biosynthesis protein MoaE — its product is MFVITEKPISIEEVTNKVVRRDAGAIVNFIGTVREFTKGRRTISLHYEAYPSMAQKQLQRIGNEIEERWPDAKVAISHRTGNLNISDIAVVIAVSTPHRKDAYEANEYAIERIKQIVPIWKKEKWEDGEEWIGDQLEKTAYPKGQPEEVKEQ
- the moaD gene encoding molybdopterin converting factor subunit 1, whose amino-acid sequence is MIKIQFFAHLREKVGQDQLMLDFKKISVKDLLEVLANSYQLQTDTFMVAVNEEYADIEDVILEGDTVALIPPVSGG
- a CDS encoding molybdenum cofactor guanylyltransferase; its protein translation is MKKINNGNKNLVGIILAGGESTRFGTPKAFATYKDKPFYQHAIDALTPYVDQIVIVSHPSIRPLFDDQEECKVIEDIEPYIGKGPLSGLYSAMHQFHASWYFVLPCDMPCFDNIAAKKLLSMMDDRFDAIVPQIAGRLHPLSAVYHRRSFHHLEMQLATGNYRLINFIERLSAPILTELQLELDERSFQNINDWNAYKRLGEGKHIRE
- the moaA gene encoding GTP 3',8-cyclase MoaA, whose translation is MNPIKDSLTRPLRDIRISVTDQCNFRCSYCMPAEIFGPDFAFLPKDEYLSFDEIYELVRSMGDLGVEKVRLTGGEPLLRKDLHELIAKLSLIDSIKDIALTTNALLLPKYAKKLKEAGLDRVNVSMDAIDEEVFKKMNGRSVSVKPVLKGIAAAQEAGLEVKINMVVQKGVNDDQIVPMASYFKNKGITLRFIEFMDVGSTNDWKLSSVVTKKEIVEILGKHFTIEPLDESYFGEVASRYGYVGTNTEVGIIPSVSDSFCSTCTRARISADGKLYTCLFATEGFDLKSLMRNNLSMDEVSNTISAIWNKRRDRYSDERTEKTAKNRKKIEMSYIGG
- a CDS encoding MogA/MoaB family molybdenum cofactor biosynthesis protein, with the protein product MLADHRKKSPNKIACKVITVSDTRTSETDKSGKKIKELLTHEGHGCEFYEIVPDERLLINNAIQNGLQDPKVEAVIVNGGTGISKRDVTIEVVQALLEKELVGFGEIFRYLSYTEDIGSAAILSRATAGTAMGTVVFALPGSTGAVKLAMERLILPEIGHIIMELNKH
- the fdhD gene encoding formate dehydrogenase accessory sulfurtransferase FdhD produces the protein MSRKILRVENGKAGWKDDIVATEQAVTIKLNGDEFVTMVCSPEYIEDMAIGYLASEGIIRKFDDIEKLWIDHKNGFVHIQSANINPLYQRLQNKRYITSCCGTSRQGFVFASDAMSAKKMSSRNIQLTPQDCFRLMNDMQNSAATFKETGGVHNAALCDVDGIVLSRMDIGRHNALDKIYGYCLKNKISVQDKILVFSGRMSSEILLKVSKIGCEIVLSKSAPTERALELAEELEITTVGFIRNRSLNVYTCQERIIIE